From the genome of Pseudomonadota bacterium:
GAGGTGCTGGACGAAACCAATGCGGCCCTGCTTACCACCACCACCCTGGTGTTCGACAATCCGCCCACCACTTACAAGGTCAACGGCGTCGGCGCCAGCATCGCCTTCACCAACGGCGCGAATATCGATTTGAACGGCTGGCGCGTGCAGATTGCCGGCAGCCCGGCGGCCGGCGACACCTTCACGGTACAGAGCAACGCCGGCGGCGTCGGCGACAACAGCAACGGCATTGCCTTGAGCAAGCTGCAGGCCGAGCCGATATTGGAAGGTGGCACCGCCACTTTGCAGGAAGTGTACGGGGTGTTGACCGGCGTGGTCGGCGCGGCCGCCTCGCAGGCCCATGTCAGCAGCCAGGCGCTCGGCACCTTGACCGAAAACGCCGCCGCCGCGCGCGATGCCATGGCCGGCGTCAACCTGGAGGAAGAAGCGGCCAACCTGCTGCGCTTCCAGCAGGCCTTCCAGGCGGCCGCGCAGGTCATCAAGGCCGCCGACCAGGCCTTCCAGGCCATCATCAACGCCACCCGAGGCTAAACGTCATGCGCGTCACCACCAATCAACTCTATAGCCAGACGCTCAATCGCATTCTCGATCTGCAGGCCAGCACGCGCGAAGCGACCAATCAGATCTCGAGCGGCAAGCGCATCACGAGGCCGGGCGACGATCCCGTCGCCGCCGGCGAAGTCATGCAGATCAAGGACCGCACCAATGCCGCCGCGCAGTTCGATCGCAACGGCGTGCAGGCCGAATCGCGCCTGACCCAGGTCGACGACGTGCTGGGCGGCGTGAGCAACATGTTGCAGCGCGTGCACGACCTGGTCCTGCAGGGCCGCAGCGAATCGATCAGCAACGCCGACCGCGATTCCATTGCCAAGGAGATCCGCGAACAGCTCGAAGTGCTGGTCGACCTCGGCAACACGCGCAACGCCTCGGGTGAGTACATCTTTGCCGGCGCCGCGGTCGGGACGCGGCCTTTCACCTCGGATGCGCTGGGCAATGTCAGCTACAACGGCGACCAGACCGTGCGCGAGCTGCAGCTGTCGGATACCCGCACCATCGCCGAGAGTTTCACCGGCCACGACGCACTGTTCGCGGTGCGCAACGGCAACGGCACCTTCATCGGCGGGCGCGTCGCCAGCAATACCGGCACCGGCCAGATCAGCGACAACACGGTGATCAACGGCGCGGCCTATGTCGCCCACGATTTCCGCATCAGCTTCACCAGCGCCACGAGCTTCGACATCATCGACGACACGCTCGGTTCCACGGTCGCCACCGCGCAGCCCTACACCGATGGCGCAGCAATCGCCTTCAATGGCTCGCTCGTGACAGTGTTCGGCGCGCCCAACGCCGGCGACCAGTTCACCGTCACGCCGAGCCAGAACCAGTCCATGTTCAAGACCCTCGGCAACATCGCCGGGGCGTTCGAGAAGGGCTATGCGAATCCGGCCGAGCAGGCCAACTTCGGCTTCGACATCGACCGCACCATCGAGGCCTTGGACCGCTCGATGGAGAAGGTCGCGGAACTGCGTGCGACCACCGGCGCGCGGCTGAACAGCATCGCCGCCCAGCGCGACGTCAACGACCAGGTCAATCTCAACCTGCAGACCCTGCGCTCCAAGCTCGAGGATGTCGACCTGGCCAAGGCCATCACCCAGCTCAGCCAGGAAAGCACCGCCTTGACGGCCGCGCAGCAAGCCTTCGTGAAGGTGCAGGGGCTGAGCTTGTTCAACTATCTGTAGGTGCGATTTCAATCGCACATCAAGAGGCGCGCCCAGGATGCGGGTCCGAACTGAATGTGCGAATGACTTCGCACCTGCGGAAGATTGCGCCGGCCAAGCCTCAAGACGCGGGCCTCGCGCGCCGCTAGCCGTCCTCGAACGGGTCGAGTGGCGCCATTGGCGATTGCCACGACCCCGCCAGAGGATTTTCCGTGGCCATCGAACCCATCAACCTGGAAGACCAGTTGTTCCTCAGGCTGCGTACGGCCACCGTGCAGCGGCTGCGCGCCGCGCACCGCGCCGATCACGGCCTGTGCGTGCTGCTCGAGCGTGAACGGGTCGCCTGCCTGCACGAACTCGGCGCCCACCGCGCGGCCGCGCACCGTCACATCCTGAGCGCCGCCTGAGGGGCGCTAGGCCACGCCTCGAGTCGGGTTCCCGACGCGCCCGTGTCGGCCGCTACCCGCAATCCCGTCACACGTAAACTTTCGTCACATTTCGCTGACCAGTGCCTGACACCGCCAGTCTCATGATCGCGGTTTCTTGACAGCGCCCCGCGCCGCGATTACAACGACCCTACCCGTTGAGGTGGGTGCCAGGAATCTGGCGCCCCCTCGTTGCCCGAACGGGGTGCCAGTGCTTCAACCACAAAACATCGCCAAGACGATGGGGGAGCCGCTCGCTCGTGAGCAGTCAGTCGCCAGTCGTGATCGTGGAGCGGGATGCCAATACCGTCCACGAACTCAAACAGATCCTCAATTACCTCGACATGAGCACCGTGGACGTGCCGCCCGAGGGCGATCTCGTCGCAGTCATGGAGACGCGCCCGGCGCCCTACATGGTGCTGCTCGGCGAATGCGGCGACCCGCGCGCCCAGAGCGAGGCGTTTCGTCGCATTAAGGCGGCTGATCCCTATACGCCACTGCTGCTCTTGAGCAGCGGCGAGGCGGCGTCGACGCCCAGCGAACTCGACCACGACGCGCTGGCGCGGGTGCGCCTGCCGCTGCGGCAGAGCGAATTCGAAGCCGCGCTGCAGAAGGTCAAGACCTACCGCGAGAACCGTCACCAGGAAGGTTCGCCGCGTTCCCTGGAGCTGTTCCGCAGCCTGGTCGGTTCCAGCACCGGCATCCAGCGTGTACGCAACATGATCGAAATGGTCGCGCGCAGCGACGCCAACGTGCTGATCGTGGGCGAGTCCGGCACCGGCAAGGAGGTCGTGGCGCGCCATGTGCACCATCATTCCAACCGTCGCAGCAAGCCCTTCGTGCCCTTGAACTGTGGCGCGATTCCGCCCGATCTTCTCGAAAGCGAGCTGTTCGGCCACGAGAAGGGCGCTTTCACCGGCGCCATCGCCAGCCGCCAGGGCCGTTTCGAGATGGCCGACGGCGGCACGCTGTTCCTCGATGAAATCGGCGACATGAGCCTGTCCATGCAGGTCAAGCTGTTGCGCGTCCTGCAGGAGCGCACTTTCGAGCGGGTCGGCAGCAACAAGAGCCATTCGGTGAACGTGCGCATCATCGCCGCCACCCATGTGAACCTCGACCAGGCGATTCGCGAGGGGCGTTTTCGCGAGGATTTGTTCTATCGCCTCAACGTGTTCCCGATCGAGACGCCGCCGCTCAGGGCGCGTACCGAAGACCTGCCGCTGCTGGTCAATGATCTCGTCGAACGACTCGATCACGAGGGGCGTGGCACCATACGACTGACCCAGTCCTGCATCGATTCGCTGACCGAATACAACTGGCCGGGCAACGTGCGGGAGCTCGCCAACCTTGTCGAGCGGCTGTCGATTCTCTATCCCAACGGCGTGGTGGACGTGCACGACCTGCCGGAAAAATACCGCTCGGCGCAGGTGGTGGCGCGCGCGCCGACCAAGCCCGACAGCCTGCCGCAAGGCGGCGGCGATGTGCCTCCGCCGGCCGCGCTGGCCAATCCGCGCCTGCCGCGCGCCGGTATCGATTTGAAGGAACACCTGACGGTCATCGAGCGCGATCTCATCCTGCAGGCGCTGGAGGAAACCGACTGGGTGGTCGCCCATGCCGCCAAGAAGCTGTGCATGGGGCGCACGACGCTGGTCGAGAAAATGCGCAAATTCGACCTGGTGCGCGAGGGCATCTGACGGGTCCTTGACGCTCGGGCCCGGGTTCAAGCCCGGTGTTTTTTATCAAGTCACGGTTTTAAAAGGATAAAAAAACCGTGGCACGGTCCTTGCTCAAAGCCTTGCACGTGACCGCAGCATTGACGCTGTGGACTCGAACAAGCACCAACGAGCATGACGACCGCAGCCATCACCAACGCCGAGCAGCTATGTGAAGCCTTCGCCGAGTTCGAAGACGCCTCGCGTGAACTGTCGTCGTTCTATACCCACCTCGAGGAAAAGGTCAGCGAGCTGACCGCCGAACTGCAGGTGTCGCGCGCCGGCCAGGCCCGCGAACTGGAAGAGAAGCAGCGCCTTGCCGCGCGTCTCAACAACCTGCTCGACGCCCTGCCGGGCGGCGTGGTGGTGCTGGACCAGCGCGGCCTCGTGCAGGAATTCAATCCCGCCGCCAGCGAGCTGTTGGGCGACATCGCCCGCGGTGACGCCTGGCACAGCATCGTGGCGCGCGCCTTCGCGCCGCGCTGGGACGATGGCCACGACCTGTCGCTGGCCGACGGCCGCCGCGTCAATATCGCGACGCAGGCGCTGTCCGGCGAGCCCGGCCAGATCCTGCTCATCAAGGACGTCACCGAAACCCGCCTGCTGCAGGACCAGCTGGCCCATCACAAGCGCCTGTCGGCCAAGACCGAGATGGCGGCTGCGATGGCTCACCAGATCCGTACGCCCTTGGCGGCCGCGCTGCTCAACGTCGGCAACCTGCGCCGCGCGCGCAGCGATGCCGACCGCGAGCGGGTGCTGGAGCGCGGGCTGCAATCGCTGCGCAAGCTTGAGCGCCTGGTCGACGAGATGCTGTTGTTCGCGCGTGGCGGCCAGTTGGCGGTCGAACCGGTGCACGGGCGCGATCTGCTGGCCGGCATCGAGAGCGCCGCTCGCGAGGCCTTCAGCATCACAGGCTTCGAACTCGAGTTCGCCCCGTTCAACGACGAAGGCCGGGTCTACGTCAACACCTCGGCCCTCACCAGCGTGTGTCTGAACCTCATCGACAACGCCTGCCATGCGTGCCGCGCCCAGGGCCGCATGACCGTCACGGCGGGCGTGGTGGAAGGGCGCCTGGTGCTGGCCTTCCAGGACAATGGCCCGGGCATCGCGGCGGAGCAGGCGGCGCGCATCTTCGAACCGTTCTTCACCACGCGCTCCAACGGCACGGGCCTCGGCCTCGCGGTGGCGCGCGCCGTGACCCAGGCCCATGGCGGCGAGTTGACCCTGGTCAGCGCCCCCGGCCAGGGCGCCTGTTTTCTCATGACCTTGCCGCTCATCGCGGCGCACGCGGCACAACAAGATTCCCCAGCAACCCGAGAGACGCACGCGGTCGCCGCTTTCGAGCCGGCCGGCCTGCGTCAGGCAGGATGATCCCATGACCCGTCACGCCACCCAGATCCTGATCGTCGAAGACGACCACTCACTGCGCGAAGCGCTGCTCGACACCGCATCGTTCGCGGGCCTCGACGCCACCGGCGCCGCCGACGGCACGGCCGCCCTGGAACTCCTGGCCGAAGAACATTTCGACCTCGTGATCAGCGACATCCAGATGGAGCCGATGGACGGTCACACGCTGTTGCGCGAGATCCGCAGCCGCTATCGCGACCTGCCGGTGGTGTTGATGACGGCCTACGAATCAATCCAGAGCGCGGTCAGCGCGCTGCGCGAAGGCGCCACCGATTACCTCGTCAAGCCGTTCGAAGCGGAAGTGCTGGTGGCGCGCATCGGTGACTGGCTGCCGCCGGCGCCGGCGCCGCTGGAAGACGACGTGGTGGCAGTCGACCCGGTCAGCCGCCGCGTGTTCGAACTGGCGCGTCGCGTCGCCCAGTCCGACGCCTCGGTGATGATCACCGGCGAGTCCGGGGTCGGCAAGGAGATCGTGTTCCGCACCATACATCGTCACTCGCAGCGCGCGACGCAGGCGCCGGTCGCGATCAACTGCGCGGCGATTCCGGACAACATGCTCGAGGCGGTGCTGTTCGGATACGACAAGGGCGCCTTCACCGGCGCCTACAAGGCCAGCCCCGGCAAGTTCGAACAGGCCCAGGACTCGACCTTGCTGCTCGACGAAATCTCCGAGATGCCGCTCGCGCTGCAGGCCAAGCTGCTGCGCGTGCTGCAGGAACGCCAGGTCGAGCGCCTGGGTTCGAACAAGGTCATCGATCTCGATGTACGCATCGTCGCCACCACCAACCGCGATCTGCGTCGCGAAGTGGAAGCGGGGCGTTTCCGTGAAGACCTCTACTACCGTCTGAACGTCATGCCGATCAACGTGCCGCCGCTGCGTCAGCGTCGCGAGGACATCGTGCCGCTGGCCAAGGCCTTGCTGGCGCGCGCCGCGGCGCGCAGCCAACAGGCGGTGCCGGCCATCAACGGCGCCGCCTGCGAACGCCTCATGGCGCACCACTGGCCGGGCAACATCCGCGAACTCGACAACGTCATGCAGCGCGCGCTGATCCTGCACCAGGGCGAGGGCATCAACCTCGATGATCTCGTGTTCGAACAGATGACGCCGGCGGTGTCGTCCACGCTCGGGGCCGGTGTCAGCGTCAGCGAAGCGCCGCGCGCGGTGTCGTTTGCCGACGAGGACGACGACGATGACGATGCATGCGGCGCCGATTCGCTGGGCGGCGACCTCAAGGATCACGAACGCCGTCTGATCCTGAACGCCCTGGAAGAAGGCCGCGGCAGCCGCAAGTTCGCGGCCGAGAGACTCGGCATCAGCCCGCGCACCTTGCGCTACAAGCTGGCCCGCCTGCGTGACGCCGGCGTCGCGGTGCCGGGCGTCTGAAGTCGTCAGCCTTATCCACGCACACTGACCAGTCACGGACACAGCCATGAACAACACCATCGACGCCCAGGCGGTTCTCGCGCAGATGCGCGCCCTGACCGCGCAGGCACGCGGTCTCGACATGCCGCGCGCCGCCAATGCCGTCAACCCGATGGGCGGCGCCACGCCGCCGGTGTCGTTCGGCGACGTCATGAAGAATGCGCTCGACTTCGTCAATGACAACCAGGTCAAGGCCGCGCAGTTGTCCGACAAGTTCGAGCGCGGCGACAAGAGCGTCGACGTCGCGCAGGTGATGGTCGCCCTCCAGAAAGCCAACCTGTCCTTCCAGGCCGCAACCCAGGTGCGCAACAAACTGGTGTCGGCCTACCAGGACATCATGAACATGCCGCTCTAAGAACACGCTACCCAGTGAGTCAAGACCATGGCTGAAGCTGCCACATTCAACGCCCAGGCATCCTTGATGCTGCTGTTACGCCAGGTCGGTGTACTGGTGGGACTGGCGGCGGCGGTGGCGCTGGGTCTGTACGTCGCGCTGTGGGCGCGCCAGCCGGAATACTCGGTGCTGTTTTCCGATCTGCAGGACCGCGATCTCAACCAGGTCATAGAGCAGCTGACCAGCAACAACATCCCCTATCGCATGGACCCCAACGGCGGCACGGTGCTGGTGCCCGCCGACAATCTCATGAACGCACGCATGAAGCTGGCCGGCGCCGGTCTTGCGCCGACCAGCAGCAGCAAGGGCGCCGGCTTCGAGGCCATGAACAGCGAGCAGCCGTTCGGCACCAGCCAGTTCCTCGAACAGGCGCGTTACCAGCACGCCATCGAAGGCGAACTGTCGCGCTCGATTTCGCACATCACCAACGTGCGCTCGGCGCGCGTGCACATCGCCATGCCCAAGCAGTCGGCGTTCGCGCGCACCAAGCGCGACCCCAGCGCGTCGGTGATAGTCGATCTCTACAACGGCCGTCAGCTCGAACGTCACCAGGTCGCGGCGATTGCGCAGATGGTGTCGGCGGCGGTGGCGGGCATGCCGGTCAACCAGGTGACGGTTGTCGACCAGCGCGGCAACCTGCTGACCGACAACGCCGACCAGAACGACAGCCTGGTGGTGTCGGCCAAGCGCTTCGAGTACACGCGCAACCTCGAGCAGTCCTATATCGATCGCGTCGAAGCGATCCTGTCGCCCCTGGTCGGGCCCGATGGCGTGCGCGCCGAAGTGACGGCCGATCTCGATTTCACCGAGAGCCAGCAGTCGAAGGAAACCTACAACCCCGACATGGCGGCGGTGCGCAGCGAATCGAGCACCGAGGAAGAGCGCAGCGGCGACGCTGCCAACGGCGTGCCGGGCGCGCTCAGCAACCAGCCGCCGGCCGCCGCCTCGGCGCCGGAGCAGACCGCCAACGCCGATCCGAACGCGCAGGGCGCGCCCGGCGCCAAGGGTGCGGCGAGCTCGGCCACGGCCTCGGTCAACAAGCGCAGCCAGAAGACCAAGAACTACGAAGTCGACCGCAACGTGGTGGTGGAGAAGAACAGCGTCGGCAGCATCAAGCGCCTGTCGGTGGCGGTGGTGGTGCGTGCGCCGACGCCGGCCGCGGCGCCCGCCACGCCGGCCGAAGGCGACGCGGCCGCCGAGGGCGACAAGAAAGAGGGCGATGCCGCGGCCGCCGCCACGCCGCCCGCGCCGGCCGCGCTCAGCGAGGCCGAAATCGAGCGCATGACCAATCTCGTCAAGCTCGCCATCGGCTTCGATGCCGCGCGCGGCGACTCGGTCACCATCACCAGCGCCGAGTTCCAGGCGCCGCCGGCCGCCGAGCCCTTGCCGGAACTGCCGATCTGGCAGCAGCCCTGGGTGTGGAATGTCGGCAAGCAGGTGGCCGGTGGCCTGTTCGTGCTGTTCGTGCTGTTCGGCGTCATTCGCCCGACCGTGAAATCGCTGATGACCAAGCCGCTGACGGTGGCCGGCAGCAGCGGCGAAATGGCGGCGCTCGAAGGCGGCATGGGCGCCAATGGCCTGCCGGCGCTGGCCGGCCCGGCCGGCATGGATGCCCAGATGGCGCTGCCCAACCAGCGCCACGATGGGCAGCCGCTGCTGGCGTCATCCGAAATCGATCCGAACATCGACAGCGTCAAACAGTTCGTCAGCAATGACCCGCGCGTCGCCGCGCAGGTCATCAAGGGCTGGGTTGGCGGCGAATAAGACCTCGCGGGAATCATCATGGCAGACGCACCAGCACAACTCGACGGCGCGCAGAAGGCCGCCATCTTCCTGATGTCGATCGGCGAAGGGCCGGCGGCCGAGATCATGAAATACCTCGGCCCGCGCGAAGTGCAGAAGATCGGCGTGGCCATGACCAGTCTCGACGTGGTGTCGCCGACCAACGTCAGCACCGCCATCGGTGAATTCATCGAACTGGTGCGCTCGCACACCGGCATCGGCATCGGCAACGAGGAATACATCCGCTCGGTGCTGACCAACGCGCTGG
Proteins encoded in this window:
- the flgL gene encoding flagellar hook-associated protein FlgL, which codes for MRVTTNQLYSQTLNRILDLQASTREATNQISSGKRITRPGDDPVAAGEVMQIKDRTNAAAQFDRNGVQAESRLTQVDDVLGGVSNMLQRVHDLVLQGRSESISNADRDSIAKEIREQLEVLVDLGNTRNASGEYIFAGAAVGTRPFTSDALGNVSYNGDQTVRELQLSDTRTIAESFTGHDALFAVRNGNGTFIGGRVASNTGTGQISDNTVINGAAYVAHDFRISFTSATSFDIIDDTLGSTVATAQPYTDGAAIAFNGSLVTVFGAPNAGDQFTVTPSQNQSMFKTLGNIAGAFEKGYANPAEQANFGFDIDRTIEALDRSMEKVAELRATTGARLNSIAAQRDVNDQVNLNLQTLRSKLEDVDLAKAITQLSQESTALTAAQQAFVKVQGLSLFNYL
- a CDS encoding sigma-54-dependent Fis family transcriptional regulator — protein: MSSQSPVVIVERDANTVHELKQILNYLDMSTVDVPPEGDLVAVMETRPAPYMVLLGECGDPRAQSEAFRRIKAADPYTPLLLLSSGEAASTPSELDHDALARVRLPLRQSEFEAALQKVKTYRENRHQEGSPRSLELFRSLVGSSTGIQRVRNMIEMVARSDANVLIVGESGTGKEVVARHVHHHSNRRSKPFVPLNCGAIPPDLLESELFGHEKGAFTGAIASRQGRFEMADGGTLFLDEIGDMSLSMQVKLLRVLQERTFERVGSNKSHSVNVRIIAATHVNLDQAIREGRFREDLFYRLNVFPIETPPLRARTEDLPLLVNDLVERLDHEGRGTIRLTQSCIDSLTEYNWPGNVRELANLVERLSILYPNGVVDVHDLPEKYRSAQVVARAPTKPDSLPQGGGDVPPPAALANPRLPRAGIDLKEHLTVIERDLILQALEETDWVVAHAAKKLCMGRTTLVEKMRKFDLVREGI
- a CDS encoding PAS domain-containing protein translates to MTTAAITNAEQLCEAFAEFEDASRELSSFYTHLEEKVSELTAELQVSRAGQARELEEKQRLAARLNNLLDALPGGVVVLDQRGLVQEFNPAASELLGDIARGDAWHSIVARAFAPRWDDGHDLSLADGRRVNIATQALSGEPGQILLIKDVTETRLLQDQLAHHKRLSAKTEMAAAMAHQIRTPLAAALLNVGNLRRARSDADRERVLERGLQSLRKLERLVDEMLLFARGGQLAVEPVHGRDLLAGIESAAREAFSITGFELEFAPFNDEGRVYVNTSALTSVCLNLIDNACHACRAQGRMTVTAGVVEGRLVLAFQDNGPGIAAEQAARIFEPFFTTRSNGTGLGLAVARAVTQAHGGELTLVSAPGQGACFLMTLPLIAAHAAQQDSPATRETHAVAAFEPAGLRQAG
- a CDS encoding sigma-54-dependent Fis family transcriptional regulator — its product is MTRHATQILIVEDDHSLREALLDTASFAGLDATGAADGTAALELLAEEHFDLVISDIQMEPMDGHTLLREIRSRYRDLPVVLMTAYESIQSAVSALREGATDYLVKPFEAEVLVARIGDWLPPAPAPLEDDVVAVDPVSRRVFELARRVAQSDASVMITGESGVGKEIVFRTIHRHSQRATQAPVAINCAAIPDNMLEAVLFGYDKGAFTGAYKASPGKFEQAQDSTLLLDEISEMPLALQAKLLRVLQERQVERLGSNKVIDLDVRIVATTNRDLRREVEAGRFREDLYYRLNVMPINVPPLRQRREDIVPLAKALLARAAARSQQAVPAINGAACERLMAHHWPGNIRELDNVMQRALILHQGEGINLDDLVFEQMTPAVSSTLGAGVSVSEAPRAVSFADEDDDDDDACGADSLGGDLKDHERRLILNALEEGRGSRKFAAERLGISPRTLRYKLARLRDAGVAVPGV
- the fliE gene encoding flagellar hook-basal body complex protein FliE yields the protein MNNTIDAQAVLAQMRALTAQARGLDMPRAANAVNPMGGATPPVSFGDVMKNALDFVNDNQVKAAQLSDKFERGDKSVDVAQVMVALQKANLSFQAATQVRNKLVSAYQDIMNMPL
- the fliF gene encoding flagellar M-ring protein FliF; the encoded protein is MAEAATFNAQASLMLLLRQVGVLVGLAAAVALGLYVALWARQPEYSVLFSDLQDRDLNQVIEQLTSNNIPYRMDPNGGTVLVPADNLMNARMKLAGAGLAPTSSSKGAGFEAMNSEQPFGTSQFLEQARYQHAIEGELSRSISHITNVRSARVHIAMPKQSAFARTKRDPSASVIVDLYNGRQLERHQVAAIAQMVSAAVAGMPVNQVTVVDQRGNLLTDNADQNDSLVVSAKRFEYTRNLEQSYIDRVEAILSPLVGPDGVRAEVTADLDFTESQQSKETYNPDMAAVRSESSTEEERSGDAANGVPGALSNQPPAAASAPEQTANADPNAQGAPGAKGAASSATASVNKRSQKTKNYEVDRNVVVEKNSVGSIKRLSVAVVVRAPTPAAAPATPAEGDAAAEGDKKEGDAAAAATPPAPAALSEAEIERMTNLVKLAIGFDAARGDSVTITSAEFQAPPAAEPLPELPIWQQPWVWNVGKQVAGGLFVLFVLFGVIRPTVKSLMTKPLTVAGSSGEMAALEGGMGANGLPALAGPAGMDAQMALPNQRHDGQPLLASSEIDPNIDSVKQFVSNDPRVAAQVIKGWVGGE